The DNA region TCGAGAAAGACAGCCGTGCCTGGGATCAGTGGCAGCACGAAGAGAGTAACCGCTTGCCCGAAGAGGTGGCTCATCGGAAGCAGGTTAAGCACGCGAAATGGGTGTATTAGGTTGAGATATTTGCGATAGGGTGCGAGCTGCGCTTCGAGCGGCTGAAGGGCTGCGGCCAGATTGCGGTGGGTCATGATCACGCCCTTAGGCTCCGCGGTGCTGCCGGACGTGTAGATAATTTCCGCGACGTCGTCTCGGTAGAGTGCTGGCCGTTTCTCGGGAGGCTGGGCGCGGTCTGTTTCCACGTCGCGAAGAAATCGGACGGGGAACTGTGTCGTGTCTTCGATATAGGTGACGAGGTCGCCAAGTAGGACGAGCCGAGGTCTAATCTGCTGCTCGATGCGACGCAGCAATGCCAGCGTTGCATGAAACTCGACCGGAACAAGTATCACGCCTTCGAGCAGGCACGCCCATAGAGCTGCGATCCATCCGGCGCGACTTTCCGACCAGATCAGCACGTGGTCGCCTTTGCCGATGCCAATGGATCGAAATTGTGCGGTCAGCGCTCCAGCCATCTGTGCTACATCGCTGTAACGGTAGGTCCAACCCCGCCACCCATCGTCATAGACGATGAAGTCGCTATCAATCTGTGCGATGCGCTGAAAGAATTCTGATAATGCGCTTGGGGTTCCCGGCTGTGTGGCGTGCGCTGGTTCGAGATGCCTAGATGGGGCTGAAGATGCGATCATGGGTTTCCTCCACATCCGTGAACCGCTTTTCGGGGGATGGAGTGGTGACCGTTAGTAATTGAATTGTTATTGGACGCAACCGGCCGGATTCTATGCGTGTTATATCTTCCGCTCCATGATTGTTTTATAGATAGACAAGCAAAGCCTCGCGAGACAAGATTCCCTGCACGACTATAGATCAGCGACAATGCTGGCCTAGAACCGAAGCGATGATCGTGAAGACGTGCGTTCGACCTCATCATTCTTCAAACTCAGCAAGCCCTCAGTGATAGCTGTCACACTTACCAGCATGCTACTCGAAACGAAGTGCATCGATTGGATTCAAAGCGGCCGCCTTCCTTGCCGGATAAAAGCCAAAGAAGACGCCAACTGCCCCCGAGAATAGGAAGCCCCCTATCATGGACGATGGAGCCAGCATCGTCGGCCAATGGCCGATTGATGAAAGCAGTTGCGTTACCAGAGAACCTCCGAAGATCCCTGCAACTCCGCCAAAGCCGCTTAGAAGGACCGCCTCTACGAGAAATTGCATCAGCACTTGTCTGCGCTGCGCTCCAATAGCCATACGTAGCCCGATTTCTCTTGTCCGCTCCGTCACCGAGACGAGCAAGATATTCATGATGCCGATGCCACCCACGAGTAACGAGATGGATGCGACAATCGCCAGCAACAGTGCCATTACGTGACTGCTGCTCTCCGCCGTCGATGCGATCTGACTCAGGTTGCGCACCGCGAAGTCGGGCACGTCATTGGGTTTGAGATGATGTTGACGAGTGAGTGTAGCGGTCACCTGCTTGATCGCGGACTGAACGTCCGATGGTGCGTCGGCCTGCACATAAATCTGATTCACCAGCCCGGTCAATCGAGGTGGTATTCCGAAAGGGTTGGCCGGTGGAAGGTATGCCCAGTTGGCGTCTATGGATTGACTGGGGGCTGCGACGCCCAAAACACGTCGTTCCGCGGTTGTGAAGGGAATCATGACGATGTCATCCTGATCCTGACCGTATGTGGATTGCCCCTTCGCCGCGAGTAGCCCAATCACCTGCACAGGCACACCTTTGATGAGGATTCTTGCTCCGACCGGGTTGGAGTTGCCACCAAAGAGCTGCTGAGATACGGACTGGCCGAGCAACGCAACCGAAGCACCACTGTTCTCATCGGCTTCTGTGATCGAACGTCCCTCGGCGATTTGCCAGTTCGTAGCAGGAGGATAGTTAGCTGTGACGCCTTGTATAGAAGTAGTCCAGTTCTGATCGCGGTATTGCACCTGTGCGGACTGACGAATCAGATACGCCACTTGGGATACCGATGAGTCCTCGCGCAGGATGGCCTTGGCATCGTTGACGCGCAGGGTGGAGGCGCTTCCGAAGCCGCCCCGCACCCCCGAGGTCGTGACCGTGCCTGGTACGACAACCATTAAATTAGTGCCGAGGCTCGCGATCTGTTTCTGGACAGCGAGGTTTGCTCCACGTCCCACCGCTACCATCGCGATCAGAGCTGCCACACCGATAAATACCCCGAGCATAGTCAACGCAGAGCGCATGATGTTTCGCGTGATCGCCTGAAATGCCACACCAAGCACCATAGTGTTAATGTGGGACGAGACGGCACTTGCAGCGGGGCGCGCCATCTGTCGCCTGATTGGAGCCTTGTTATCTCGAGGCACAGCACTCCTCTGCTGGGCGTCGGAGATGATGAGCCCATCCCGCATCGTGATGATACGGTCTGCGAAAGCAGCAATACCGCTGTCGTGAGTCACCAGGATGACGGTAACGCCCTGTTCGCGATTCATGCGCACCAGGATGTCCATGATTTCATGTGCTGTTTTCGTATCGAGATTTCCTGTCGGTTCATCCGCCAAAAGGACAGTGGGATGCCGGATAAGCGCGCGAGCGATCGCGACGCGCTGCTGCTGGCCGCCTGACAACTGCCCGGGAGTGTTTTGAAGCCTTTCCGCCATGCCCACGGCCGCTAGAGCTTCGCGTGCTCGTGTTGTGCGGTCTGGCGCCTGTTCGCTGCGCAAGCCATAAAACAGCGGAAGCATTGTGTTCTCGAGGGCCGTGGTCCGAGGTAGCAGATTGAAGGTCTGGAATACAAAGCCAATCCACTCGCTCCGGAGGTGTGCCAACTCAGGTTCCGCGAGATGCGAGACATCACAGCCCTGAAGCCGATACTCGCCGGAAGTGGGACGGTCGAGGCAGCCCAAAATGCCCATCAGCGTGGACTTGCCGGAACCGGAGCTTCCCATGATCGCGAGGAACTCGCCTGCTGAAACCGAAAAGCTCACGTCCTGAAGTGCGAGCACCGAAACGTCGCCCAACTCATAGACCTTGCGCAGGTGGCGTACTTCGAGAATGGACGGGCTGGCGGGGGATAGAGGCATAGGCTTCACAGTCGAGGAGCCCCCGTCGCGGGGCGACTCTGGGAACTCACTTGCTCATTAAGAATGACCGCGTCGGATTCGTGTAGGTCACCTCCGGTTACTTCAGTGAAGGTGTCGCCCTCCAGACCGAGCTGGACGGAAACCGGATGCGGAGCGCTGTTTTTCATGACCCACACTATTCCTGATCTCCGAGCCTGATCGGTGCTCTCCTTGCCCCTCGGAGTTCCGGAGGGCACAAAGCGCAGCGCCTGGTTCGGCACACGCAAAGCATTTGAACGCTGATCGGTCACAATGCGCACTGTCGCTGTCATTCCCGGCTTCAGTTCGAAATCCTTATTGCTCACTCTGACTACCACGTCGTACGTAACGACGTTCTGAACCGCTTGCGGTGCTTGGCGGACCTGTACTACTTGTCCGTGGAAGGGACGGTCAGGATAACTCTCGACAGTGAAAACTGCATCATTGTGGTCGGCTAGGTGTGCGAGATCGCTTTCACTCACGTTGGTATCGACCTGCATGCTGGTGAGGTCCGTGGCGATCAGAAAGAGGGTTGGCGTCTGAAAGCTTGCGGCCACAGTCTGCCCGATCGTTACGTTCCGCTGAACCACCGTACCGCTCACCGGCGAACGTATATCCGTATAGGAGAGGTTGACCAGGGCGCTCTGGAGTTCGGCTTGATGCTGTGAGATCGTGGCCTGATCCAGCGCAACCTGTGCCCTCAAAGCGTCCCGCGCACTGCGGGCGTTGTCCAGCGAGTCTTGGGAGGTAACCCCCTCGCCGAATAAAGCCGACTGACGAGAGAAGGTCAGTTCGGCATAAGCCAGGCCGGCTTGATCTTTCGCCAACTGAGCGTCTGCAGTCATCACATTCGCCCTGTCTTGATCGACGATTGTCTGGTATGGACGAGGATCGATCTTTGCACAGAGTTGACCCTTCGACACGCGGGTATTGAAGTCGCAATAGAGGCTCTCAATTACCCCGGAGACGTAGCTGCCAACGATGATGTTCAGCACGGGATTGACAGTTCCGGTGGTGGTGATGCTCTGTGTCACAGGACCACGGTCAACAGCAACCGTCGTGTAGCCAACACGCGCAGCATGTTGTGCCCTCCACAACGAAGTGAGAAGAACAGCCGCGACAGCGAGACCGAGGATCGTCGCCCATACTAGCCACGATTTGTACCGCTTATGAGATCGGGATCCTATAGTGGCCGGCGGAGAGGAAATAACCGGGAGATCGAGAGCGGCGCCTTCTGGTCCGATCTGTACATCTGCTCCCATGCCGTCCTCCACATTCTTCGCGCTTCGTCATCGCCCCCAATACTGGACGTGCACGTATACGCCAGTATTGATGTTGTAGAGCAGGTACCATCCGATGTGGACTGGATCTTCGTAGATCACAAAGTCCTCGCCGCAATCCCAGCACCAGTCGAGAAACAGAGGCCAGTCCCATGGAGCGACAACGAAATAGAACCCACCCGGAATCCAGAAGCGATGCATATTTCGGTCAACTCGCAGAAGAGGATAACGAAAGTTGCGGCCGGTGCGGGGGAAAGTGCCGTGTTCAAAAGGCCTCTGCAAACGATACCGTGCATCGCCTGCAGAATCGTGTCCAAACCATTGGTCGTGATTGACGTGCGGCAGACTGTTTGTGCGGCCATCGGAGTACCGTTCAGCGGACTGTCCTTGCGCTCCGCCTTGTGAAGGCGGCGGCGGAAGATGTCCTTGGTTGGCTCGAGGCAGAGAGGTATGCGTTGACGGTCCTGTTCGCCCCGCGTTCCGCTGTAATGGAACGAAAGATGCCAGAAGAAAAGCGCACGCCAGTGGGGCAAGCTTGAACATATTAATCCTCGATCTTTCGCTAATCACTGTGCTCCGCAACATATGCCCACGCTGTGATGCGCATCACACGGAACAATGCTTGTCCGAGGAAAGTCCTACGCCATACCTTCCCTGAGGCCTCATTGTCGACCGCTCTCAATACCTTAGAAGCGCTGGCCAGCGTGTTGCGCAAAAAGATGTCCGTGTAGCCCGCCAGCGAGACGACGCCCTCCGACTTCGTATGCCTGATAGTGCTCCTCGCTGGCAGGAGCAATGATCTCTGCGCCGCTCCAGCAGCGCTTGGCAACCGATAAATTCGTCGATGGACACTGGATTTAGTTGCTGTCCGGAGCAGTAGATACACTGAGAGGACATCCCGGGCCGTGATCTTCCGCAGGCTGGGTATTCGATGAGTTCTCCATCCGGTATGGAACCCAGAAAGAGTTTGTGAACGCGGCCGCTATCTAGGCACTCCAAAAGTTTCTCAGATCCGACCGCGCTATGCCCCGCGACGCGGCAGCAAACTCTGGATAGGAAAATGACCGACCCGATCGGCGGGTCCTTTTATGCTACGGACGCCCCGAACCCATTCGGTTGCCGCTCCAGCGGCTCCACAAGAAGAGGAAGGTTGAAGAGCAGGTTTAGCGCATATTTTTGGTATTGTGCAGGCCGCAGGCGCTCCCATCGCAAATGAGACCATCCCATATTGGCGCCCCTACACAGTCAAGCCATGGCTTCTGATTAGTCAAAAAAGCTTTCCCCTAAATAGGAAGACCAGTTCCACGATCAGAATGATCACAACGGTTAATTCAAGAAAGAAAGCACGGCTCTGGTTAAACTGATCCACCATGAAACGGTAAAGCTCTTCAGCCGTCCGAACTTTCTGAGTCACGAGGTCTTTGTAATCCGGGACACCGACCTTCGCCGCAGCCAGCTTGTACAGTCGCGCAGAAAACATGTCGCTGAGAAACTTGATGGCGTTATCGGCATGTTCAGTCAGTTCCGCGACCTCGAGAAGCGTGGTGTGGAGGTGAGTTGCTGACCGCGCTAACCGCCAGCGCGCGAACGTTCCGGTTCCTTCTTCCAGTTGCTTGTAAACGTGTTCCAACTCTCGCGTTAGCAACTCGTCATAATGACGAAACTCCAGCAACTGGGAGTTTGAGTACTCCAACAATTGGATAGCTGTCTCCGCTCCGGCACTCGTGTCATACAGGAACGCTGCGTTCCATCCGATTACTGTCAGGTCCGTCGTATAGTATGAGATGCGCGACTGCATCACTTCTGCAATCTCGCTTTCGGCGAGCTCAACCAAATCGCCGCGCACAACCTGGGCAATACGTCCCCCATACTTTGAAACCGCATGCTTCGCTGACGGGGCCCCGGAAATGTCCGTCACGTGGAAGATGAGGTAGTCTTCACTCAGATACTCCGCATAAGGTTTGCTCATTGCTGCTGCGGCACGCTTTATTTTTTCGCGGACAATGCGTTCAGCATGTGAAGCGAAATCGACATCCCATACCCAGCGGCTTGCCAGTCCGACCAGCCGCCTCCAGTCTCCGGAAAACGGAAGCTGAAAGACGACGCTCACAACCCCATAATCGTAATACTTGATTTCGCCGCTCAGTCTTTCCCCGCTTGGGAGTTCCAACTCTTCAATGCCTTCGACTACAGGGGGTCGTTCGTAGCGGACGTAGCCAAGCGCAGGATGTTTCGGCTGCATTACTGTGCCCGCACCAAGAATCGCACCCAACCGATCCAGTAGAATCTCTTCGCAGACATCAAACTGCACCAGGACCAGCACGGCGCCTGTGAGGATGGGTCCAGTCGACTCCGCGCCTTCTAGGGGTTCTGCTGTCATATCCAAAGTCTATTCGATGAAAGAGACGGTTTAATTGGCCTGCGGCTAGATCGAGATTTTCGCTATGGGTGTAGAAAGCAGATTTGTGGAACGGGATGTTACCGCGCGCAAAAAGCGGGGCAGGCAAAAATAGTTCCATAAGCGTTCCCAAGGCTCCTAGAGGTTCCTCTTAAGACCAGCCGTTTCTATCGTTTCAGAACAACCCTTTCACGGCGGTAATACGGGTTTCCCCAACATGTTCATCAGTCTCTCTCTTGATCTCTAGATAGCCCAGATGTTCTTTGCAGCAATCTCGTTACGATACAGTCAGTACTGGACAACGCGCCTCTGCCACTAGATTGGGTGTTACACCCTGATCGAGATTCGTTAGCCAAAATGAAGCACTACGCGTGCCGAGGACGATTAGGTCTGCCCGAATTCTAGCAGCGAGTTCGAGAATGGCTTTCGCCGCATTTCCATGCTCCACTACAAATTCCGGATGGCAATGATCGGAAAAATATTCAGGAACTATTTTCTTTATAGCGGATCGAAAGGCGGTGTCCAGTAGCTGTCTCTTTGGGGAGTTATCTGCTTTCAGACCCCGTACATAACAGAAGTAAAGGTGGGCGCTGCTATCTGCGGCGAAAGAGAGAGCATACTGCGCAGCTTTCGTGGCTTCAGATGAGAAGTCGGCAGCGCAAACTATCGTCTTAAAGGCTATCGGAGCGTCTACAGGGAGCGTGACCTTTGGGCCTACGGTAAGGATCGCACACTCGGCATTGCGTATGAGTTGTTCTGCCGTCGAGCCAAGGACCAGCCTCTCCTTTGCAGACTTGGATCCCGTACCAGCCACTATAAGATTGACCTCCTCGTCCCTCGCAAGTTTGAGGAGGCCAGCAAACGGCCGATATCCCTCCGGTAATGCAGTTCGAACCGCAATCTCTGAAAGGCGGAAGTCGGCACACAGATCCTGGAGATACTCCTCACAAACGCGCCGATTTTCTGGTAGATTGGCAATTCCTTCTGAGGAGGATAAGTATTTACCGGGATTGAAGACGTGTGCGATTTCGACGGTCGAAGAGAAATGGAGAGCTAAAGCTTTTGCATACAAGGCGGCTTTGTGCGATGTAGCGGAGAAGTCTGTGGCAAATAGTATCTTTTTGATAGAAATAGAGGCATTTTCTACAATGACTGACATAGACCCCCAATATCTTTTAAAGGTGTTCTGCGCCCAACTTCACCGACAGTGCGGCTTCTATCTAAGGTGCTAACGCATACTGCGTCGGTGACGACCATCACATTGGTCAAAGAAGCTCTTGGGTTTCCTGAGATTTATTAGTCTTACATCCTCTTCTCTTGGTGCAGATCAGTTGAAACCACAATGAAGGTCACCTCTTAATGGAGAGGTTCAGGTACTCGAACGTGATATACCTCTTCCCGATGGTAGAGTGCCGACGATCACAGGTGCATGAAGCTCGGAGTAACGCTTGATTTCGGGTCATGTCGAAGGATTGTCTATATTACGGAAGTAGCAGTAAAATGCACAGCTATGACGTCCCTGTGTGAAAATGCCCCCAATTCAACGACCAATCCGGCAAATCGACGAGGCGATACCCTCGCAGAGCCTACCTTATATACCTGATGCCCAACAATGGCTTGCGTCTATTGTCGAATCTTCTGACGATGCGATTATCGGCGAATCTCTTGAAGGCATAGTGACAAGTTGGAACAACAGTGCTAAGAGAATCTTCGGTTACGAAGCTTCTGAAGTGCTTGGAAGGCATATTTCTTTATTGGCGTGGCCGGGAAATGAAGAGGATACGCCGCGGTTCATCGAAGCAATCCGTCGTGGGGAACGAGTTGATCATTACGAGACAACAAGACGTCATAAAGATGGCAGCCAGATATTTGTCTCACTCACGTTGTCCGGCATTCATGATGCGGAAGGCAAACTGATCGGCATTTCGAAGATTTCTCGTGATCTCTCAAGCAGGAACGCTGCTGACGCAACTCTCGTTCGGCAGGCTCGGCTCCTAGATCAGGTCTACGAACCAATTCTGGTGCTGTCGAGAGATGATCGCATTAT from Edaphobacter paludis includes:
- a CDS encoding ABC transporter permease translates to MPLSPASPSILEVRHLRKVYELGDVSVLALQDVSFSVSAGEFLAIMGSSGSGKSTLMGILGCLDRPTSGEYRLQGCDVSHLAEPELAHLRSEWIGFVFQTFNLLPRTTALENTMLPLFYGLRSEQAPDRTTRAREALAAVGMAERLQNTPGQLSGGQQQRVAIARALIRHPTVLLADEPTGNLDTKTAHEIMDILVRMNREQGVTVILVTHDSGIAAFADRIITMRDGLIISDAQQRSAVPRDNKAPIRRQMARPAASAVSSHINTMVLGVAFQAITRNIMRSALTMLGVFIGVAALIAMVAVGRGANLAVQKQIASLGTNLMVVVPGTVTTSGVRGGFGSASTLRVNDAKAILREDSSVSQVAYLIRQSAQVQYRDQNWTTSIQGVTANYPPATNWQIAEGRSITEADENSGASVALLGQSVSQQLFGGNSNPVGARILIKGVPVQVIGLLAAKGQSTYGQDQDDIVMIPFTTAERRVLGVAAPSQSIDANWAYLPPANPFGIPPRLTGLVNQIYVQADAPSDVQSAIKQVTATLTRQHHLKPNDVPDFAVRNLSQIASTAESSSHVMALLLAIVASISLLVGGIGIMNILLVSVTERTREIGLRMAIGAQRRQVLMQFLVEAVLLSGFGGVAGIFGGSLVTQLLSSIGHWPTMLAPSSMIGGFLFSGAVGVFFGFYPARKAAALNPIDALRFE
- a CDS encoding efflux RND transporter periplasmic adaptor subunit; amino-acid sequence: MGADVQIGPEGAALDLPVISSPPATIGSRSHKRYKSWLVWATILGLAVAAVLLTSLWRAQHAARVGYTTVAVDRGPVTQSITTTGTVNPVLNIIVGSYVSGVIESLYCDFNTRVSKGQLCAKIDPRPYQTIVDQDRANVMTADAQLAKDQAGLAYAELTFSRQSALFGEGVTSQDSLDNARSARDALRAQVALDQATISQHQAELQSALVNLSYTDIRSPVSGTVVQRNVTIGQTVAASFQTPTLFLIATDLTSMQVDTNVSESDLAHLADHNDAVFTVESYPDRPFHGQVVQVRQAPQAVQNVVTYDVVVRVSNKDFELKPGMTATVRIVTDQRSNALRVPNQALRFVPSGTPRGKESTDQARRSGIVWVMKNSAPHPVSVQLGLEGDTFTEVTGGDLHESDAVILNEQVSSQSRPATGAPRL
- a CDS encoding universal stress protein, with product MSVIVENASISIKKILFATDFSATSHKAALYAKALALHFSSTVEIAHVFNPGKYLSSSEGIANLPENRRVCEEYLQDLCADFRLSEIAVRTALPEGYRPFAGLLKLARDEEVNLIVAGTGSKSAKERLVLGSTAEQLIRNAECAILTVGPKVTLPVDAPIAFKTIVCAADFSSEATKAAQYALSFAADSSAHLYFCYVRGLKADNSPKRQLLDTAFRSAIKKIVPEYFSDHCHPEFVVEHGNAAKAILELAARIRADLIVLGTRSASFWLTNLDQGVTPNLVAEARCPVLTVS